The Epinephelus lanceolatus isolate andai-2023 chromosome 1, ASM4190304v1, whole genome shotgun sequence genome has a window encoding:
- the LOC117256816 gene encoding MKRN2 opposite strand protein-like, with product MDVSVIRLSHCQKEIFCFSVPEECPSCGEELRGSRLQEAPVSLPSPFTNGHKTSCCLLVAPAHNNLTRDFDGMSDLHTGISNTSGVVYNYTLGGVGKDQSGWERCISVPLVRPDMFNLLAQWDQYLDRFSVGPMWDPAWHRFDDKDHNCFTFCLRFINSVLATEGRSSLSRETFTHSFILPRMRRVTKYTTLYQHIQRHQYYVVDRQGDRKGDSPLN from the exons atggatgTCAGTGTGATCCGGCTGAGTCATTGTCAGAAGGAGATCTTCTGTTTCTCGGTGCCGGAGGAGTGTCCGAGCTGTGGGGAGGAGCTGAGGGGGAGCAGACTGCAGGAGGCGCCAGTCAGCCTCCCGTCCCCCTTCACTAATGGACACAAGACGTCCTGCTGCCTGCTGGTCGCACCTGCACACAACAACCTCACCAg AGACTTTGACGGGATGTCAGATCTTCACACCGGGATCTCCAACACTTCAG gagttGTGTATAACTACACTCTTGGTGGAGTTGGTAAAGATCAGAGTGGGTGGGAACGTTGCATCAGTGTTCCTCTGGTCCGACCCGACATGTTCAACCTGCTAGCTCAATGGGACCAGTACCTGGACCGCTTCTCTGTTGGACCCATGTGGGACCCTGCCTGGCACAG gttcGATGACAAGGACCATAATTGCTTCACTTTCTGTCTTCGGTTCATTAACAGTGTCCTGGCGACAGAGGGGCGGAGCTCTCTGAGCAGAGAGACCTTCACTCACAGCTTCATCCTGCCGAGGATGAGGAGGGTCACCAAATACACCACACTGTACCAACATATTCAGAGACACCAGTACTACGTGGtggacagacagggggacagaaAGGGGGACAGTCCTCTGAACTAA
- the mkrn2 gene encoding E3 ubiquitin-protein ligase makorin-2 isoform X1 codes for MSTKQVTCRYFLHGVCREGSRCLFSHDPTNSKPSTICKFYQRGVCAYGERCRYDHIKSSSRGGGGGASEDHVGVGGAGGRVRGGVRKTVVLRERVLGVDSMFGCPADTLGSEVTGASAAAAAPQSYVDAIRTGLNASAKEQAPPPVGGAYQDLPQLCPYAAAGHCYYEDNCTYLHGDLCEVCGLQVLHPHDPEQRRAHEKMCLLAFEADMEKAFAAQLSQDKVCSICMEVVVQKVNPSDRRFGILSSCCHTFCLSCIRQWRCTRNFSNKIIKSCPECRVISEFVIPSVCWVEDQDNKDQLIELFKSGVSKKSCKYFDQGRGSCPFGGKCLYLHAFPDGTRAEPDRPRKQLSSEGNVRFMNNVRLWDFIEEREQRPAPPMPSLDDDITELRELFMQMSGPSDDGPEPPPTADQ; via the exons ATGAGCACCAAACAGGTGACCTGCAg GTACTTCCTCCACGGTGTGTGCAGAGAGGGGAGCCGCTGTCTGTTCTCTCATGACCCAACCAACAGTAAACCCTCCACCATCTGCAAGTTCTACCAGAGAGGAGTGTGTGCCTACGGAGAACGCTGCAG GTATGATCACATCAAATCTTCatccagaggaggagggggaggagcttCAGAGGATCACGTAGGTGTAGGAGGAGCTGGGGGCAGGGTCAGAGGTGGAGTAAGGAAGACGGTGGTCCTCAGAGAAAGAG tCCTGGGCGTGGACAGTATGTTTGGGTGTCCAGCAGACACtttggggtcagaggtcacgggGGCGTCAGCGGCGGCAGCAGCTCCTCAGTCATACGTGGACGCCATCAGGACAGGTCTGAACGCTTCAGCAAAGGAACAAG CCCCTCCTCCTGTGGGCGGAGCTTACCAGGACCTCCCCCAGCTGTGTCCCTATGCTGCTGCAGGACACTGTTACTATGAAGACAACTGTACGTATCTCCATGGCGACCTGTGTGAGGTGTGTGGGCTGCAGGTGCTCCACCCCCACGACCCCGAGCAGAGGAGAGCGCATGAAAAG ATGTGTCTTCTGGCCTTCGAGGCAGACATGGAGAAGGCGTTTGCGGCCCAGCTGAGTCAGGACAAG GTGTGTTCCATCTGTATGGAGGTGGTGGTGCAGAAGGTTAACCCGTCAGACCGCAGGTTCGGCATCCTGTCGTCCTGCTGTCACACCTTCTGTCTGTCTTGCATCCGTCAGTGGCGCTGCACCAGAAACTTCAGCAACAAGATCATCAA gtCGTGTCCAGAGTGTCGAGTCATCTCAGAGTTTGTCATCCCTTCGGTCTGCTGGGTGGAGGACCAGGACAACAAGGACCAGCTGATAGAGCTCTTCAAGTCTGGAGTCAG TAAGAAGTCCTGTAAGTACTTCGATCAGGGTCGAGGTTCATGTCCGTTCGGAGGGAAGTGTTTGTATCTTCACGCCTTCCCAGACGGAACCCGGGCAGAACCCGACCGGCCGAGGAAGCAGCTGAGCTCCGAGGGGAACGTCCGG tTCATGAACAACGTCCGTCTGTGGGACTTCATCGAGGAGCGCGAGCAGCGGCCGGCCCCACCCATGCCGTCCCttgatgatgacatcacagaactGAGGGAGCTCTTCATGCAGATGTCAGGGCCGAGCGATGACGGGCCAGAGCCCCCGCCCACTGCGGACCAGTAG
- the mkrn2 gene encoding E3 ubiquitin-protein ligase makorin-2 isoform X2, producing the protein MSTKQVTCRYFLHGVCREGSRCLFSHDPTNSKPSTICKFYQRGVCAYGERCRYDHIKSSSRGGGGGASEDHVGVGGAGGRVRGGVRKTVVLRERAPPPVGGAYQDLPQLCPYAAAGHCYYEDNCTYLHGDLCEVCGLQVLHPHDPEQRRAHEKMCLLAFEADMEKAFAAQLSQDKVCSICMEVVVQKVNPSDRRFGILSSCCHTFCLSCIRQWRCTRNFSNKIIKSCPECRVISEFVIPSVCWVEDQDNKDQLIELFKSGVSKKSCKYFDQGRGSCPFGGKCLYLHAFPDGTRAEPDRPRKQLSSEGNVRFMNNVRLWDFIEEREQRPAPPMPSLDDDITELRELFMQMSGPSDDGPEPPPTADQ; encoded by the exons ATGAGCACCAAACAGGTGACCTGCAg GTACTTCCTCCACGGTGTGTGCAGAGAGGGGAGCCGCTGTCTGTTCTCTCATGACCCAACCAACAGTAAACCCTCCACCATCTGCAAGTTCTACCAGAGAGGAGTGTGTGCCTACGGAGAACGCTGCAG GTATGATCACATCAAATCTTCatccagaggaggagggggaggagcttCAGAGGATCACGTAGGTGTAGGAGGAGCTGGGGGCAGGGTCAGAGGTGGAGTAAGGAAGACGGTGGTCCTCAGAGAAAGAG CCCCTCCTCCTGTGGGCGGAGCTTACCAGGACCTCCCCCAGCTGTGTCCCTATGCTGCTGCAGGACACTGTTACTATGAAGACAACTGTACGTATCTCCATGGCGACCTGTGTGAGGTGTGTGGGCTGCAGGTGCTCCACCCCCACGACCCCGAGCAGAGGAGAGCGCATGAAAAG ATGTGTCTTCTGGCCTTCGAGGCAGACATGGAGAAGGCGTTTGCGGCCCAGCTGAGTCAGGACAAG GTGTGTTCCATCTGTATGGAGGTGGTGGTGCAGAAGGTTAACCCGTCAGACCGCAGGTTCGGCATCCTGTCGTCCTGCTGTCACACCTTCTGTCTGTCTTGCATCCGTCAGTGGCGCTGCACCAGAAACTTCAGCAACAAGATCATCAA gtCGTGTCCAGAGTGTCGAGTCATCTCAGAGTTTGTCATCCCTTCGGTCTGCTGGGTGGAGGACCAGGACAACAAGGACCAGCTGATAGAGCTCTTCAAGTCTGGAGTCAG TAAGAAGTCCTGTAAGTACTTCGATCAGGGTCGAGGTTCATGTCCGTTCGGAGGGAAGTGTTTGTATCTTCACGCCTTCCCAGACGGAACCCGGGCAGAACCCGACCGGCCGAGGAAGCAGCTGAGCTCCGAGGGGAACGTCCGG tTCATGAACAACGTCCGTCTGTGGGACTTCATCGAGGAGCGCGAGCAGCGGCCGGCCCCACCCATGCCGTCCCttgatgatgacatcacagaactGAGGGAGCTCTTCATGCAGATGTCAGGGCCGAGCGATGACGGGCCAGAGCCCCCGCCCACTGCGGACCAGTAG